The window ACCACATTTCcattgatggccacatgtgaacTAACGTCGATTGGGTCTACAGTCGGGACTCCATCGAGGCCGGCAGGCGGCACAATGTTTTCTGTCAAAtatacttcaaagaacaagcgtaaaatagtgtgtATTACGAAAATAGTACGAGacaatcactattattcttagccccacggtgggcgctaaactgtttacccttaaaatgggataacaattaaatttataagtggttttaaggatatgtgattggcacaaactgagaaatATGAGAATTAATGTTAAAAGTAACTGTAATATAAAGCAAACCAATGTAATAAACGGTTATGACCCTCGAGCTAGACCACCCTCGGGCCAACTATGTATGCTAATGAAAAGTGTAAACCAATCAACATAGCTTAAGAGAGAAAATGCAATATATTGCTTTGTAATGCATAAATGTCATGGTtacaaaatgattagaacccccttatatagtagaggaattctacttATGGTACCATTCTAAATAtagaaggaaatcccatgattggctAATATTCGGTCTTgacttgatacgtgccgagatttccaCCATGATCCTTGCCCGATCACGGATATCTCGGCTTCCTGTTATTCGACCTAGCAGGCTCTCTTCGATCTCGCTCGTTCTCTATCCTGCTTCGATCTTGATCATGACcggtctcgatcttgatcggtcatTGATTCATGAGCTTAGCAATCCATCCCCATGTCATGATCGGTCATGAACTGACcggtctcgatcttgatcggtcatTGATTCAGGCGCAattgtctgaagtttgcactaccGGGGAGAGAACTTTAGAAGTGAACATTACTCGAAATTTGTAACTTCACGTCTGAAATTTGCACAATCACGAGGAGAACTTTAGACGCAAAAATTACTCGATTTCTTACTTCACACACGAATTTTTGGAACATGAGACATGACATCTAAAGTGTGTTTTAAGTGGGTAAAACTATAATTTTTTGTGCAATGCGAGTATAAGGACATTGGTGACCCAAAAAATGGGATATATCTACACTTCCCTAGACTATCAGAAAGCATGCCTTTTGATCAAACACTACTAGAATTCAGCAAAAACCAACCATGGTCGACCTATTAATTTTGGACGGTAAaaaaatcggccaaaaagccgACCAATAACTtttgtcggttttctttggcacacaaatgcgggaaactatttttgagtcccacgaaatttatttttcaagaaaccgaccaacttggtcagtttttcatttaaaataaattaaaattaatattaaaaaaccaACTGAAAATGGTTTGTTAATTCGGCCGATCATTTTAAAAACGGACCGaatttggtcggtaattttattttttaataaaactgaCTAATTTTGGTCAGTTATTTTcatgcgaaaatacaattaaaaagtataaataaaataaaagacaagtcttaaaacaaaatgcaccaatggtctatTGGTAGAATAGTATCATGCCATAGTACAtacccggttcgattcccagatggtgcattttttaattacataattaaaataccgaccaactttggtcgaaaaaatcgaccaacggcaatttttttgaatttaattgaccgattaaagttggtcggtaatttccggcgaactttggtcggtatgcccttTCGACTTGCAAAATACCGACCATATATTAATGGATGCATTTTGGACGGTTATTGGTCATTACCGATCAACTTTGATCGATATTTTTGGACAGTTTTTCTCGAATATCTAGTAGTAAAAGGCTAACATTTATCGACCCAAGGCACCACGCTTCAGGAGGTGGCCTAAACAAGCCTAATCATTTCTTTAGTAATGCTTTTCATGAGACAAAGTATACGATTTACGCAATTCTTTTTACTTGGTTATGTGAAGAAATTGCCTGCCTATAGTGAATGTATTGTCGCTTAAAATTATATTATTCACGATACAACGTCCTATATATATATCGTTCACTCAACAAGTCCCATATATATATCGTTCACTCAACAAGTCCCCAACTCTGTTagcttttctctttttgttttttcgaCAGAAAATTAAATGTATTGTTTCCATTTATTATAGCCTAATAGCACTTACAATAAAtgaaaaatacatatattttcaatATAATCTGATTATATTATGCAAGGTTTATGTTTGTGCATCTTTTGAAATGGAGATCACTAAATATTTTTGTAGCAAGAATGAATCTTCTACCTATTTGAAGTGACATAAGAGTGAACAATGTTCATTTAAAAAGATTTTTCGTAAGTGGAGCGAAGAAAGATTTATTagaaaaataaacataaaatttgCAAATCTATTTGAAGATGTTATCAGAGAAGAAATTACTGAAAAGAAGAAATTGATGTTGGTATATATATTGCCTCAATTGGGTTTATAAAGGGATAATTGAGTGGGCTAGCCACTTTTCAATCTTGTAATTGAAAAATATATTGTCATGAAGTTTCAAGTTTCACGAGTGAAGCTCACGATAATATTCTGAAGTTTATAGGGGTTGAAAAGTAGCGCTTTGTGAATTTATTCTCGTTTAAATATGGGACAGACCGTGCTAATTTTAAGGCTTTACTTTATGTCTAAATTGACATTTACTTCGCATTATTTTCCATTTAAAACTTTTTTTGCGAAACGATACTAGACGACACACTATGCTAAAAGTGTCCATCGCTGTGGCCCAATCCGAACACTaccttggtttttttttttttagtactAATAGGATTTTTATATTACTTACTAAAAAGAGTTTGACATATTACAATCCACAgtggagaaattcaaaaatagccagatttacaagtggtcattcaaaaatagctacagTTTCAAAAATAATCGAGAAGCAGTGATAATATAggacttttttcatttttagcctgtgccagaaattatttacattaggtagtcgaaaaaatatataaaatttatataatttttgtatataacatatagaatatgtatatatacaagaAATATacaaagaatatatattttttatatatttcttgAAAGTGGCTGTACAATATCATTTctccataaataataatatagtcTCCCATGGGTCTCTTAGAGGTCATTTTCTTCCTCAACAAAAAGAGAGAAAGCAAAGTGCTATAATTGCAAATAGGCGCCCGTTTGTGGGCCTTTGTGAATTGGGCCAAATGTCCAGATCATTTATGGGCCTAGATTTGTCCAAATCAGTCCTAGGCCTTATAGAATAATATAAACACTACTCTccccgtttcaatttatatgtcATTTTTTAATTGACAATAGAATTTAAGAAAAGTAAGACTTCTAAATATTTAAATGACATATAAAAAATTATGGTTAAAACATAACTTGTTTCTCTTGAAATCTGAATACCATCACATTAATTGTGACAGGAAtatgaaaattatgaaaaattctcATAAGAAAACACATGTACCAAGCTCCTTATTAGTTTTACAAAAGAAGCAACAAAACACATTTGGACATTGTAATTTATTAGCTGAATCTTTTCACAGAAAAGTAAACAAAtcatatcatttttttttttttttttgaaataaaaacacCAAAGCTATAGGAAAGCCGTTTCGGATAAATACAATAAATCGTAACGGGCAAATCCGTGTAATGTAGTATTTCAACAAACGGTATATTTTCGCGGGAGTCCACGGAAATGGCGGTAAAAAACCTAACAGATAAAGACGTGTCACTTTCTGATTCGTTGCTTTCCTCACCTAGTCGGCTATGTATGGACATTAACATTTAACATCACCTATGTACGTTTTCCCGCGCTAAAGTTAGGGTTTATAGCTGCAGAACAgaacaaataaaaaaaagcaaaaaaaccaAAGAAAGCTTTAGAGATAGAAAGAGAAAGTGAAAATAAGAACAAGGAGAAAATTAGGGTTCTTTTTGGCTTGTGTGAATTTCACTAATTCAGATCTAATTCTTCAGATCTGATACATTATTGTTGCCTTTAGTgcaaaattttcagattttgggGTTGTTTTTGCAATTATTGATAAAGATGGTGGAGCTGAATAATTGTTCTAATTCTGAAGAGAATGGTGGTGTTGATTCTCTTGAAGTTCGATTCACAGATTTCTGCAAGGTTTGTTTGTTTgtgtttccttttctttgtttattttgtttgttttaattccaatttcattgattttgattttgacATTAGTTCCCGAGTGCTTCAGTTAAAAATTGATTCTTTTGTTTACTTTCAAATTTTATTCTTGCTTCAGTTAAAAGAACAAAAtttgttctatttttctttggttgATTTGTTGTTACAAGATTGTTCATTTATTTAGTTTTGTAATTCTTATACAGTTTAAGTGAAACCCCATACACCTAATTACTTTCCACTTTTTGTTTTACAATTGTATTCCTTTAtccatattttttatttgaaaaagggacctttttttgttatttattcttGCAATTTGTTCTTTTCTTGTATTCCGTAAtcatgaaaaaaaaactttttgtgATATGGTgtgttcaaattaattctttAAGCGGGGtttctatttaatatttttgtttatttttaacaTTTGTTGTTTGATTTTACAGAATGGTTTGTCCATGGGTGAAAGCTTTGTAACTGAAGCAACAAAGCTGTTTAATGACAGTAAACATCTTTTACTGTCAAATAACTCTGCTATTGGAGTTATAACGGTAATTCCCGTGATATGCTCTCTTTGTTTTGCATATCGTAAATTTGTTTGATTACCCAAATTTTATATGAAAATGCATACTATgaattgattctgagttcttgaTCAGCAGGAGGGAGTTGAACGGTATTGGTTTGTGTTTGTTCTGTACTCGGTAAAGAGATTAAGTGAGAAGGAAGCGGGAAATTCGAGTAATGGAAATGAAGGAAATGCATTTTCTTTGTGCCAGATTTTACGGGGGGCGAAACTCAAGTGGgtattctttttctaattttcagtatCCTATTTGTTTTTGTGTAGAAGTCTTGATTTATCGAGGTTCTTATTAATTATGTTTCGTTTGTTGTAGTGTTGTAGACTTCTTCAAAGAACTTCCGCAATTTATTCTAAAAGTTGGTCCAACATTAAGCAATCTGTACGGTTCAGATTGGGAGAAGAGACTTGAGGTAATGATGTTGTGGAGGATTAGTCGTGTGTTCTGAAGCTATTTACGTTTCTGTTGGCTCAGTTGAAATCTATCTGTAGTTAGTAATATGTTatgtttttgtttgttgttttaagCATCTATTGATGactttttatttgtttaaattgttgtACTAGGCAAAGGAATTGCAGACCAACTTCGTGCATTTGAGCCTTTTAAGCAAGTGGGTACTCTTTCACGCACTAGTTTCCTCTACTTATGAAGCTTTGTGGTATTTTACAGTATCTTAAATGTTGGTAGATTAAGCATTTCTGCTGCACAACTTCATAATCTTAATCTAGTTTGATATAAGAAATCTTTTGAACGTCATATTTGATGCAGTAGGCCAAGTATCCTGTCTGGTTTCTCCTGGTGCTTAGCTTGTATATCTTGAGGGGCATGATAGTATTTTCCTATCTTAGGGTCTTCTCTTTAATACAGAACGTGCCCAGATGACTAAGATAAGAGTATGAATGAGCCAGCTATCTGAACCCAACGTGACCTCCCATTTCCTTATGTTTTTAGGTACTACAAGCGAGCGTACCAAGAACTGTTTCTGGCTAGTGGTAACAACGAAGATAAGCCCTCTGCTACTTCTAATTCTGCTATCCACTTGCCGCAATATTATCGTTTTGGCTGGTTGCTATTTCTTTCACTTCGCATCCATGTATTCAGCCGCTTCAAGGACCTTGTGACATGCACAAATGGTTTAGTTTCAGTGCTGGTAAGTTTCTCAACAATTTAGTTGAATGTTTGGATTGTCTGATTTCTTTTGTTTATATGTTCATGTTGTACTGGTCATGCGTTATAGACAGtataacttgtgtgcaatgtTGCTAAAGGTGTGTTGAAGCCCTTAAAATAGGTCCATGTTAGGTTAGGTGCTTCGCATTACTTAGGTGTTGTTTAATACAGACGTCAACGTGCTAAGGTGGACCTCAATGGAGACAACATTTTTTCTTTGGAAATTGATAAATTATATGAGGCCAATAGGTTGCTTTAGCTACAACTTTGCATTTAAACCAGCTGGACCTTGGCACATTTCTACTCTTTTTGTCTTTGACATCAGTGGCATAACAGTTAATCATTCTCCATTTTATGGATTGGATAGTACCATGTTGCTCTTATGAGATATTTGATGTGTCTGACTACTGGCTTCATAAAACCTTGTGCAGGCAATCTTAATAATACATGTACCTGTCCGCTTCAGAAATTTCAACATCAATGACTCCTCGCGGTTTGGTAATTATCTATGTATATTAAGCATTAAAAGAGTAGGGTTTTGGTCCAATACCTCTTCAACTTCTGTTCCGTGATCCTGTTGTGACCTTGTGCTAATGCTGATTTTGTTACAGTTAAGAAAGGAGACAAAGTGGACTTGCTTGCATCATTAAGCAAAATTTATCAGACCTCAATAGATGATTTAAGGGAGACCATGGACAAAGTTAACAATCTAATAAcagaaaagttgaagaagaaaccttGTTTGGCTTCAGAATTTAGGACGGAGAACCTGGACAACCTTGACACAGGTTTGTCTCAAAATCACTGATGTCTCGCCTTTTCTCCGAGTCGGTGCTTTTACTGAAAGTTAGAATTTTTATTGCAGATGGTTTAACCTATTTTGAAGATTTAATGGAAGAATCATGTTTATCTTCCAGTGTAAGTATATTGGAGAAGGATTACAGTGATGCAATACAGAACAAGGGTGAATTGGATGAGAGGATTTTTGTCAATGAGGAGGATAGCTTGCTAGGGTCAGGAAGCTTGTCTGGAGGTGCAGTCAACATGAATGGAATCAAGGTTTGTTGGATATCTTCCTGATTTATTGAGGCCATAATGCCGTAAGCACTCTTTGAAACCATTTTTgtttgtcttctgtttgtgtagagaaaatttgatgcaatGGCTTCCCCAGCAAAAACGGTTACAAGTACACTCTCTCCTTACCGTTCTCCAAATTGTGCTAACTCAAAGATGACAGCAGCTACACCTGTAAGCACAGCGATGACAACTGCCAGGTGGTTGCGTACTGTCATAGCTCCGCTACAACCAAAACCTTCAGCAGAGCTGGAGAGATTCTTGTCCTCCTGTGACAGAGATGTAACAGCTGACGTGATCCGGAGAGCTCAGATTATTCTCGAGGCTATATTTCCAAGTAGTGGTCCTGCGGAACATTGTGCAGCTGGTGGGAGCCTGCAAAGTACGAGCTTAATGGACAACATATGGGCAGAGCAACGTAGATCCGAGGCTTTGAAGCTGTATTATAGGGTTCTGCAGACTATGTGCACTGCAGAATCCCAGATTTTAAATGGGAGCAATTTAACTTCGTTGCTAACGAATGAGAGGTTTCATAGATGTATGCTCGCCTGTTCAGCTGAACTGGTTCTTGCCACTCACAAAACAGTTACTATGCTGTTTCCTGCTGTCTTAGAGAGAACAGGAATCACAGCTTTCGATCTCAGTAAGGTGATAGAGAGCTTCATCAGGCATGAAGAAAGTCTTCCTCGAGAACTGAGACGACATTTGAATTCACTTGAAGAACGACTCTTGGAGAGCATGGTTTGGGAAAAGGGATCTTCAATGTACAACTCTTTGGCTGTCGCAAAACCATCACTTGCTGCAGAAATC of the Nicotiana tabacum cultivar K326 chromosome 7, ASM71507v2, whole genome shotgun sequence genome contains:
- the LOC107801954 gene encoding retinoblastoma-related protein 1 isoform X3, with protein sequence MVELNNCSNSEENGGVDSLEVRFTDFCKNGLSMGESFVTEATKLFNDSKHLLLSNNSAIGVITQEGVERYWFVFVLYSVKRLSEKEAGNSSNGNEGNAFSLCQILRGAKLNVVDFFKELPQFILKVGPTLSNLYGSDWEKRLEAKELQTNFVHLSLLSKYYKRAYQELFLASGNNEDKPSATSNSAIHLPQYYRFGWLLFLSLRIHVFSRFKDLVTCTNGLVSVLAILIIHVPVRFRNFNINDSSRFVKKGDKVDLLASLSKIYQTSIDDLRETMDKVNNLITEKLKKKPCLASEFRTENLDNLDTDGLTYFEDLMEESCLSSSVSILEKDYSDAIQNKGELDERIFVNEEDSLLGSGSLSGGAVNMNGIKRKFDAMASPAKTVTSTLSPYRSPNCANSKMTAATPVSTAMTTARWLRTVIAPLQPKPSAELERFLSSCDRDVTADVIRRAQIILEAIFPSSGPAEHCAAGGSLQSTSLMDNIWAEQRRSEALKLYYRVLQTMCTAESQILNGSNLTSLLTNERFHRCMLACSAELVLATHKTVTMLFPAVLERTGITAFDLSKVIESFIRHEESLPRELRRHLNSLEERLLESMVWEKGSSMYNSLAVAKPSLAAEINRTGLLAEPMPSLDAIAMHINLSSGSLPPLPSLHKNNLAPNGQIGDIRSPKKVCSEYRSVLVERNSFTSPVKDRFLALNNIKSKFPPPALQSAFASPTRPNPGGGGETCAETAINVFFGKIVKLAAVRINGMIERLQLSQQIRETVYCLFQKILSQRTSLFFNRHIDQIILCSFYGVAKISQLNLTFKEIICNYRKQPQCKPQVFRSVFVDWTLARHNVRTGADHVDIITFYNEMFIPSVKPLLVELAPAGNAEKNNHNDGQGPASPKPSPFPKLPDMSPKKVSAVHNVYVSPLRASKMDALISHSSKSYYACVGESTHAYQSPSKDLDVINNRLNGNRKLRGALNFDVDAGLVSDSIVANSLYLQNGNCRSPVAHVKTEQPES
- the LOC107801954 gene encoding retinoblastoma-related protein 1-like isoform X5, translated to MVELNNCSNSEENGGVDSLEVRFTDFCKNGLSMGESFVTEATKLFNDSKHLLLSNNSAIGVITQEGVERYWFVFVLYSVKRLSEKEAGNSSNGNEGNAFSLCQILRGAKLNVVDFFKELPQFILKVGPTLSNLYGSDWEKRLEAKELQTNFVHLSLLSKYYKRAYQELFLASGNNEDKPSATSNSAIHLPQYYRFGWLLFLSLRIHVFSRFKDLVTCTNGLVSVLAILIIHVPVRFRNFNINDSSRFVKKGDKVDLLASLSKIYQTSIDDLRETMDKVNNLITEKLKKKPCLASEFRTENLDNLDTDGLTYFEDLMEESCLSSSVSILEKDYSDAIQNKGELDERIFVNEEDSLLGSGSLSGGAVNMNGIKRKFDAMASPAKTVTSTLSPYRSPNCANSKMTAATPVSTAMTTARWLRTVIAPLQPKPSAELERFLSSCDRDVTADVIRRAQIILEAIFPSSGPAEHCAAGGSLQSTSLMDNIWAEQRRSEALKLYYRVLQTMCTAESQILNGSNLTSLLTNERFHRCMLACSAELVLATHKTVTMLFPAVLERTGITAFDLSKVIESFIRHEESLPRELRRHLNSLEERLLESMVWEKGSSMYNSLAVAKPSLAAEINRTGLLAEPMPSLDAIAMHINLSSGSLPPLPSLHKNNLAPNGQIGDIRSPKKVCSEYRSVLVERNSFTSPVKDRFLALNNIKSKFPPPALQSAFARVDLLNFYSPTRPNPGGGGETCAETAINVFFGKIVKLAAVRINGMIERLQLSQQIRETVYCLFQKILSQRTSLFFNRHIDQIILCSFYGVAKRTGADHVDIITFYNEMFIPSVKPLLVELAPAGNAEKNNHNDGQGPASPKPSPFPKLPDMSPKKVSAVHNVYVSPLRASKMDALISHSSKSYYACVGESTHAYQSPSKDLDVINNRLNGNRKLRGALNFDVDAGLVSDSIVANSLYLQNGNCRSPVAHVKTEQPES
- the LOC107801954 gene encoding retinoblastoma-related protein 1 isoform X4; this translates as MVELNNCSNSEENGGVDSLEVRFTDFCKNGLSMGESFVTEATKLFNDSKHLLLSNNSAIGVITEGVERYWFVFVLYSVKRLSEKEAGNSSNGNEGNAFSLCQILRGAKLNVVDFFKELPQFILKVGPTLSNLYGSDWEKRLEAKELQTNFVHLSLLSKYYKRAYQELFLASGNNEDKPSATSNSAIHLPQYYRFGWLLFLSLRIHVFSRFKDLVTCTNGLVSVLAILIIHVPVRFRNFNINDSSRFVKKGDKVDLLASLSKIYQTSIDDLRETMDKVNNLITEKLKKKPCLASEFRTENLDNLDTDGLTYFEDLMEESCLSSSVSILEKDYSDAIQNKGELDERIFVNEEDSLLGSGSLSGGAVNMNGIKRKFDAMASPAKTVTSTLSPYRSPNCANSKMTAATPVSTAMTTARWLRTVIAPLQPKPSAELERFLSSCDRDVTADVIRRAQIILEAIFPSSGPAEHCAAGGSLQSTSLMDNIWAEQRRSEALKLYYRVLQTMCTAESQILNGSNLTSLLTNERFHRCMLACSAELVLATHKTVTMLFPAVLERTGITAFDLSKVIESFIRHEESLPRELRRHLNSLEERLLESMVWEKGSSMYNSLAVAKPSLAAEINRTGLLAEPMPSLDAIAMHINLSSGSLPPLPSLHKNNLAPNGQIGDIRSPKKVCSEYRSVLVERNSFTSPVKDRFLALNNIKSKFPPPALQSAFASPTRPNPGGGGETCAETAINVFFGKIVKLAAVRINGMIERLQLSQQIRETVYCLFQKILSQRTSLFFNRHIDQIILCSFYGVAKISQLNLTFKEIICNYRKQPQCKPQVFRSVFVDWTLARHNVRTGADHVDIITFYNEMFIPSVKPLLVELAPAGNAEKNNHNDGQGPASPKPSPFPKLPDMSPKKVSAVHNVYVSPLRASKMDALISHSSKSYYACVGESTHAYQSPSKDLDVINNRLNGNRKLRGALNFDVDAGLVSDSIVANSLYLQNGNCRSPVAHVKTEQPES
- the LOC107801954 gene encoding retinoblastoma-related protein 1 isoform X1, whose translation is MVELNNCSNSEENGGVDSLEVRFTDFCKNGLSMGESFVTEATKLFNDSKHLLLSNNSAIGVITQEGVERYWFVFVLYSVKRLSEKEAGNSSNGNEGNAFSLCQILRGAKLNVVDFFKELPQFILKVGPTLSNLYGSDWEKRLEAKELQTNFVHLSLLSKYYKRAYQELFLASGNNEDKPSATSNSAIHLPQYYRFGWLLFLSLRIHVFSRFKDLVTCTNGLVSVLAILIIHVPVRFRNFNINDSSRFVKKGDKVDLLASLSKIYQTSIDDLRETMDKVNNLITEKLKKKPCLASEFRTENLDNLDTDGLTYFEDLMEESCLSSSVSILEKDYSDAIQNKGELDERIFVNEEDSLLGSGSLSGGAVNMNGIKRKFDAMASPAKTVTSTLSPYRSPNCANSKMTAATPVSTAMTTARWLRTVIAPLQPKPSAELERFLSSCDRDVTADVIRRAQIILEAIFPSSGPAEHCAAGGSLQSTSLMDNIWAEQRRSEALKLYYRVLQTMCTAESQILNGSNLTSLLTNERFHRCMLACSAELVLATHKTVTMLFPAVLERTGITAFDLSKVIESFIRHEESLPRELRRHLNSLEERLLESMVWEKGSSMYNSLAVAKPSLAAEINRTGLLAEPMPSLDAIAMHINLSSGSLPPLPSLHKNNLAPNGQIGDIRSPKKVCSEYRSVLVERNSFTSPVKDRFLALNNIKSKFPPPALQSAFARVDLLNFYSPTRPNPGGGGETCAETAINVFFGKIVKLAAVRINGMIERLQLSQQIRETVYCLFQKILSQRTSLFFNRHIDQIILCSFYGVAKISQLNLTFKEIICNYRKQPQCKPQVFRSVFVDWTLARHNVRTGADHVDIITFYNEMFIPSVKPLLVELAPAGNAEKNNHNDGQGPASPKPSPFPKLPDMSPKKVSAVHNVYVSPLRASKMDALISHSSKSYYACVGESTHAYQSPSKDLDVINNRLNGNRKLRGALNFDVDAGLVSDSIVANSLYLQNGNCRSPVAHVKTEQPES
- the LOC107801954 gene encoding retinoblastoma-related protein 1 isoform X2, translating into MVELNNCSNSEENGGVDSLEVRFTDFCKNGLSMGESFVTEATKLFNDSKHLLLSNNSAIGVITEGVERYWFVFVLYSVKRLSEKEAGNSSNGNEGNAFSLCQILRGAKLNVVDFFKELPQFILKVGPTLSNLYGSDWEKRLEAKELQTNFVHLSLLSKYYKRAYQELFLASGNNEDKPSATSNSAIHLPQYYRFGWLLFLSLRIHVFSRFKDLVTCTNGLVSVLAILIIHVPVRFRNFNINDSSRFVKKGDKVDLLASLSKIYQTSIDDLRETMDKVNNLITEKLKKKPCLASEFRTENLDNLDTDGLTYFEDLMEESCLSSSVSILEKDYSDAIQNKGELDERIFVNEEDSLLGSGSLSGGAVNMNGIKRKFDAMASPAKTVTSTLSPYRSPNCANSKMTAATPVSTAMTTARWLRTVIAPLQPKPSAELERFLSSCDRDVTADVIRRAQIILEAIFPSSGPAEHCAAGGSLQSTSLMDNIWAEQRRSEALKLYYRVLQTMCTAESQILNGSNLTSLLTNERFHRCMLACSAELVLATHKTVTMLFPAVLERTGITAFDLSKVIESFIRHEESLPRELRRHLNSLEERLLESMVWEKGSSMYNSLAVAKPSLAAEINRTGLLAEPMPSLDAIAMHINLSSGSLPPLPSLHKNNLAPNGQIGDIRSPKKVCSEYRSVLVERNSFTSPVKDRFLALNNIKSKFPPPALQSAFARVDLLNFYSPTRPNPGGGGETCAETAINVFFGKIVKLAAVRINGMIERLQLSQQIRETVYCLFQKILSQRTSLFFNRHIDQIILCSFYGVAKISQLNLTFKEIICNYRKQPQCKPQVFRSVFVDWTLARHNVRTGADHVDIITFYNEMFIPSVKPLLVELAPAGNAEKNNHNDGQGPASPKPSPFPKLPDMSPKKVSAVHNVYVSPLRASKMDALISHSSKSYYACVGESTHAYQSPSKDLDVINNRLNGNRKLRGALNFDVDAGLVSDSIVANSLYLQNGNCRSPVAHVKTEQPES
- the LOC107801954 gene encoding retinoblastoma-related protein 1-like isoform X6 — protein: MVELNNCSNSEENGGVDSLEVRFTDFCKNGLSMGESFVTEATKLFNDSKHLLLSNNSAIGVITEGVERYWFVFVLYSVKRLSEKEAGNSSNGNEGNAFSLCQILRGAKLNVVDFFKELPQFILKVGPTLSNLYGSDWEKRLEAKELQTNFVHLSLLSKYYKRAYQELFLASGNNEDKPSATSNSAIHLPQYYRFGWLLFLSLRIHVFSRFKDLVTCTNGLVSVLAILIIHVPVRFRNFNINDSSRFVKKGDKVDLLASLSKIYQTSIDDLRETMDKVNNLITEKLKKKPCLASEFRTENLDNLDTDGLTYFEDLMEESCLSSSVSILEKDYSDAIQNKGELDERIFVNEEDSLLGSGSLSGGAVNMNGIKRKFDAMASPAKTVTSTLSPYRSPNCANSKMTAATPVSTAMTTARWLRTVIAPLQPKPSAELERFLSSCDRDVTADVIRRAQIILEAIFPSSGPAEHCAAGGSLQSTSLMDNIWAEQRRSEALKLYYRVLQTMCTAESQILNGSNLTSLLTNERFHRCMLACSAELVLATHKTVTMLFPAVLERTGITAFDLSKVIESFIRHEESLPRELRRHLNSLEERLLESMVWEKGSSMYNSLAVAKPSLAAEINRTGLLAEPMPSLDAIAMHINLSSGSLPPLPSLHKNNLAPNGQIGDIRSPKKVCSEYRSVLVERNSFTSPVKDRFLALNNIKSKFPPPALQSAFASPTRPNPGGGGETCAETAINVFFGKIVKLAAVRINGMIERLQLSQQIRETVYCLFQKILSQRTSLFFNRHIDQIILCSFYGVAKRTGADHVDIITFYNEMFIPSVKPLLVELAPAGNAEKNNHNDGQGPASPKPSPFPKLPDMSPKKVSAVHNVYVSPLRASKMDALISHSSKSYYACVGESTHAYQSPSKDLDVINNRLNGNRKLRGALNFDVDAGLVSDSIVANSLYLQNGNCRSPVAHVKTEQPES